The Chaetodon trifascialis isolate fChaTrf1 chromosome 17, fChaTrf1.hap1, whole genome shotgun sequence genome has a segment encoding these proteins:
- the dnajc8 gene encoding dnaJ homolog subfamily C member 8 — translation MAAAGGEPSSQNMSDELFKTFISEVKQIEKRDSVLTSKQQIDRLLRPGSSYFNLNPFEVLQIDPDATDDELKKRFRALSILVHPDKNQDDPDRAQKAFEAVDKAYKLLLEPEQKKRALDVIHAGKEYVEHMVKEKKKQLKKDGKLLDVEEDDPEVFKQAVYKQTMKLFAELEIKRKEREAKEMHERKRAREEEIEAAEKAKREREWQKNFEETRDGRVDSWRTFQAKGKKSKEKKNRSFLKPPKVKMEQRE, via the exons ATGGCGGCCGCCGGAGGAGAGCCTTCTTCTCAGAATATGTCGGATGAATTATTTAAAACCTTTATCTCGGAG GTGAAGCAGATTGAGAAGAGAGACTCTGTGTTAACCTCCAAGCAGCAGATTGACAGACTGctcaggcctggctcatcctATTTTAATCTCAATCCCTTTGAG GTGCTGCAGATTGATCCAGATGCAACAGATGACGAACTGAAGAAAAGATTTCGGGCG TTATCCATTTTGGTCCATCCAGACAAAAATCAGGATGACCCAGACAGAGCACAAAAAGCCTTTGAAG CTGTGGACAAGGCATACAAACTCCTGCTGGAAccggagcagaagaagagagcctTAGATGTGATCCATGCAGGAAAGGAATATGTGGAGCATATG gtaaaggagaaaaagaaacagttgAAGAAGGACGGGAAACTGTTggatgtggaggaggatgacCCTGAAGTG TTCAAGCAAGCAGTGTACAAACAGACCATGAAGCTGTTCGCTGAGCTTGAAAtcaagaggaaggaaagagaagcAAAGGAAATGCATGAAAG AAAAAGggcaagagaggaagaaatcGAAGCAGCGGAGAAAGCAAAGCGCGAAAGGGAATGGCAGAAAAACTTTGAG GAAACAAGAGATGGGCGTGTGGACAGCTGGAGGACCTTCCAGGCCAAAGGCAAGAAGAGCAAGGAGAAAAAGAACAGGTCCTTCCTCAAACCCCCCAAAGTCAAGATGGAACAGAGGGAATGA
- the LOC139345385 gene encoding uncharacterized protein isoform X1 yields MDSLMSLGAPLKQFTSCVSGKNATTKRGDKKGPSVRRNSFTRRKSVSRRRSLPCSSQKVPDSWLRMYQDELRRERKRQQAILAKKNAERSVRRTHFRSHHCLPRQTTPARKPASAKDESLFGAFQGLSLDGLIGGSNGSPAVAAPAAAGGDQCNVM; encoded by the exons ATGGATTCCCTCATGTCGCTGGGCGCTCCCCTGAAGCAGTTCACCAGCTGCGTGTCGGGGAAGAACGCCACCACCAAGAGGGGCGACAAGAAGGGCCCGTCTGTCCGCAGAAACAGCTTCACCCGCAGGAAGAGCgtcagcaggaggagaagccTTCCCTGTAGCAGCCAGAAAGTCCCTGACTCCTGGCTCAGGATGTACCAGGATgaactgaggagagagag GAAACGACAGCAGGCCATACTGGCCAAGAAGAACGCCGAGAGGTCGGTCAGAAGGACTCACTTCAGGAGCCACCACTGCCTCCCCAGG CAGACCACCCCTGCCAGAAAACCAGCCTCGGCGAAGGACGAGTCCCTCTTTGGCGCCTTCCAAGGCCTCAGTCTGGACGGACTGATTGGAGGTAGTAATGGATCGCCTGCCGTCGccgctcctgctgctgctggaggagatcaGTGCAACGTCATGTGA
- the LOC139345385 gene encoding uncharacterized protein isoform X2 yields the protein MDSLMSLGAPLKQFTSCVSGKNATTKRGDKKGPSVRRNSFTRRKSVSRRRSLPCSSQKVPDSWLRMYQDELRRERKRQQAILAKKNAERSVRRTHFRSHHCLPRTTPARKPASAKDESLFGAFQGLSLDGLIGGSNGSPAVAAPAAAGGDQCNVM from the exons ATGGATTCCCTCATGTCGCTGGGCGCTCCCCTGAAGCAGTTCACCAGCTGCGTGTCGGGGAAGAACGCCACCACCAAGAGGGGCGACAAGAAGGGCCCGTCTGTCCGCAGAAACAGCTTCACCCGCAGGAAGAGCgtcagcaggaggagaagccTTCCCTGTAGCAGCCAGAAAGTCCCTGACTCCTGGCTCAGGATGTACCAGGATgaactgaggagagagag GAAACGACAGCAGGCCATACTGGCCAAGAAGAACGCCGAGAGGTCGGTCAGAAGGACTCACTTCAGGAGCCACCACTGCCTCCCCAGG ACCACCCCTGCCAGAAAACCAGCCTCGGCGAAGGACGAGTCCCTCTTTGGCGCCTTCCAAGGCCTCAGTCTGGACGGACTGATTGGAGGTAGTAATGGATCGCCTGCCGTCGccgctcctgctgctgctggaggagatcaGTGCAACGTCATGTGA